Proteins from a single region of Balaenoptera acutorostrata chromosome 16, mBalAcu1.1, whole genome shotgun sequence:
- the NKX2-3 gene encoding homeobox protein Nkx-2.3, whose translation MMLPSPVTSTPFSVKDILNLEQQQQQHFHGAHLQADLEHHFHSAPCMLAAAEGTQFSDGGEEDEEEEGEKLSYLNSLATADGHGDSGLCPQSYVHTVLRDSCSGPKEHEEEPEVLRDRSQKSCQLKKPLEAAGDCKAAEESERPKPRSRRKPRVLFSQAQVFELERRFKQQRYLSAPEREHLASSLKLTSTQVKIWFQNRRYKCKRQRQDKSLELGAHGPPPPPRRVAVPVLVRDGKPCVTPSAPAYGAPYSVGAGAYSYNSFPAYGYGNSAAAAAAAAAAAAAAAAYSGSYGCAYPASGGGGGGASAAASAMQPACSAAGGGPFVNVSNLGGFGGGGGGAQPLHQGAAAGAACAQGTLQGIRAW comes from the exons ATGATGTTACCAAGCCCGGTCACCTCCACCCCTTTCTCAGTCAAAGACATTTTGAATCtggagcagcagcagcaacagcatttCCACGGCGCGCACTTGCAGGCGGACTTGGAGCACCACTTCCACTCGGCGCCCTGCATGCTGGCCGCCGCTGAGGGGACGCAATTTTCTGACGGAGGggaggaggatgaggaagaagagggagagaaactgTCCTATCTGAACTCACTAGCTACAGCCGACGGCCACGGGGATTCGGGGCTCTGCCCCCAGAGCTATGTCCACACGGTCCTGCGAGACTCGTGCAGTGGGCCTAAGGAACATGAAGAGGAGCCCGAGGTCCTGAGGGACCGGAGCCAAA AAAGCTGCCAGCTGAAGAAGCCTCTGGAGGCGGCCGGAGACTGCAAGGCAGCGGAAGAGAGCGAGAGGCCGAAGCCACGCAGCCGCCGGAAGCCGCGGGTCCTCTTCTCGCAAGCCCAGGTCTTCGAGCTGGAACGCAGGTTCAAGCAGCAGCGGTACCTGTCGGCCCCCGAGCGCGAGCACCTCGCCAGCAGCCTGAAGCTCACGTCCACGCAGGTGAAGATCTGGTTCCAGAATCGCAGGTACAAGTGTAAGAGACAGCGGCAGGACAAGTCTCTGGAGCTGGGCGCGCAcgggcccccgccgccgccgcgccgcgTGGCAGTGCCGGTGCTGGTGCGGGACGGCAAGCCGTGCGTCACGCCCAGCGCGCCAGCTTACGGCGCGCCCTACAGCGTGGGCGCGGGCGCCTACTCCTACAACAGCTTCCCCGCTTATGGCTATGGGAACTCGGcagctgccgccgccgctgcggCTGCTGCAGCCGCCGCCGCTGCGGCCTACAGCGGCAGCTACGGCTGTGCTTACCCGGCaagcggtggcggcggcggcggggcctcCGCGGCGGCCTCGGCCATGCAGCCCGCCTGCAGTGCGGCCGGAGGCGGCCCCTTTGTGAACGTGAGCAACCTGGGCGGcttcggcggcggcggcggcggcgcgcagCCATTACACCAGGGTGCGGCGGCCGGGGCCGCGTGCGCGCAGGGAACCTTGCAGGGCATCCGGGCCTGGTAG